The segment CACTTAGTCTACATTCTGGCCGCCATTCAATTGAATGGCGGTATTTTTATTTTCTGAAGAAGGGAAGTTAAGGGATAATTTAAAAAGAGAAAGGGAATAGAATTATTGTATATGGTGAATAATTAACTTGTACAAATGGTTCAAGAGGTAAACTTGCTAGAAAGGCTCTTAGAAGAAGGAAACGAAATCATCTACTGGTGGGGTTTCTTCCATTCTTTTTAATATATGCATATTGCAACTCAAAGACTTATGATTCTAAATCTTTTCAAATAGAAGCTGATTTGACATCACTTCCAATATTCTTTAACATAAAGAAATGTGTTAAAAGAGAAGGAGAGATACTATATGAAAAAAGTAACCAATGTTTTCTGGATTTCGCTTGCCGTCGTCTTATTGGCAGTTGCGTACGGTACATTCGCGCCAGAAAATTTCGCAGAAGTTACAGGCAATATAGAGTCATTCCTGACAACTTCGTTTGGATGGTATTATTTATTGGTCGTTTCGTTCATAGTTCTATTTTGTCTGTTTTTCCTCGTCAGCCCGATGGGGAAAATCAAATTGGGGAAAGAAAATGACAAACCGGAATTTTCGTTTATATCATGGGTATCCATGCTATTTTCAGCGGGAATGGGGATTGGCCTGGTCTTTTGGGGGTCAGCTGAACCACTATCTCACTTTGCCATTGATCCGGCAACTGCAGAGCCAGGTTCTGCCGAAGCATTCCGGGAATCGATGCGTTTCACCTTTTTCCATTGGGGAATCCACGCATGGGCTATATATGGTGCCGTAGCATTAGTACTGGCCTATTTCCAATTCCGAAAAGGTGAGCCTGGTTTAATATCAGCAACGTTAAAACCGATCTTCGGTGATAAAATGAAAGGGCCATGGGGAACGCTGGTCGATGTCATTGCCATTTTTGCTACCGCTATGGGGGTGGCCACCACACTTGGATTTGGTGCAATACAGATTAACGGAGGATTATCCTTCTTATTTGAAGGAATTCCAAGCAATAATTTCATCGTCCAGGTCATCATTATCATTATTGTAACCATAATGTTCACGGTTTCCGCATGGAGCGGAGTAAGTAAAGGGATTAAATACTTGTCCAATACGAATATGGTTTTGGCTATTTTCTTATTGATTTTAGTACTTGTATTAGGTCCGACATTGCTTATTCTCAACACTTTCACGGATACGATCGGAAGCTATCTGCAAAATTTGGCTCAGATGAGTTTCCGTACTGCACCGGTCAATTCAGATGAACGAGCCTGGATAGATGGCTGGACTGTGTTTTACTGGGCCTGGTGGATTTCTTGGGCTCCTTTTGTGGGAATCTTTATTGCCCGGGTTTCGAAAGGCCGGACAATTCGCCAGTTCTTGTCAGGGGTTCTCTTGATTCCAGCTGTTTTCAGTTTCATTTGGTTTGCGACTTTCGGCACGGCGGCCATGGATGTGCAGAATAAAGGGACAGATTTAACTGGCCTGTTGACGGAAGAAACTTTGTTCGCTGTATTTGAACAACTGCCAATTGGCTCCTTCTTGTCAGTCATTGCTATTGTGCTGATTGCTATTTTCTTTGTGACATCAGCAGACTCGGCAACCTTTGTGTTAGGAATGCAATCGACAAATGGATCGCTAAATCCAGCCAATTCCGTTAAGATATCGTGGGGTATCTCTCAGTCACTGATTGCTGTAGTTTTATTGTCAACTGGTGGATTAGGTGCACTTCAAACTTCGTTGATCATAGCTGCTTTTCCGTTCTCGTTCATCATACTCTTAATGATGATATCGTTTTACAAATCAATCAGTCTTGATTTCAAAGCAGTCAAACGCAAACGTTAAAACCGCCGCTTCGGCGGTTTTTTTGTTGGCTAAAAAGAAACTCAATCAACGGATGTTATCCTACTGATTGCCAGTAGGTCGAATCCGACTTTTACGGTGAGTAAGAGGTATAATGGGGAGAGTGTTTGATAAAGGATGGAGGATTTACAATGAATGAAAGACCACATGTTTTATTAGTAGATGGAATGGCTTTGTTATTCCGCTCTTTTTTTGCAACTTCCGCAGTAGGACAGTATTTCCGGACGACGGAAGGGCTGGCAACTAACGGCGTACAGGGATTTGCACGGCACGTTCTGGCCGCTAAAACCATGATGAAGCCGACGCATCTGGCAGTATGCTGGGATATGGGGGCACAGACATTCCGTACTGAAATGTTTGACGGGTACAAAGCAAACCGGCCAGCGCCGCCGGAAGATATGCTGCATCAATTCGATTTGGCAAAAAAGGTATCGGAGCAGCTTGGCTGGAAGAATTACGGAGAAGCCGGCATCGAAGCTGACGACTTTATCGGCTCGTTTACAAAGCAATGGCAAGGTGAAGCAGATTTCACCATCATGACAGGCGACAAAGACATGCTGCAACTCTTAAACCCTTCCGTGAAAATCGCTTTTATGAAAAAAGGTTATCATATATACGATGTTTACACTGAAACCCGGTTTAAAGAAGAATATGGCATCGAGCCAGACCAGTTCGCGGATGTCAAAGCCTTTATGGGAGACGCGAGCGATGGCTACCCGGGAGTAAAAGGGATTGGACCGAAGACTGCCTTGGAGCTCATCAAAAAATACGGATCGACCGATGGAGTGCTTGAAGCGATTGACGAATTGAAACCTGCCCAAAAGAAAAAGATAGAAGAGCATAAGGATATGCTGCTGCTATCTAAAGAACTGGCTGTCATCAAATGCGATATTCCGCTCGCTGTGGCTCTTGATGAAATAGTGGTGCCGAATTATACAAGCGATATGGTCGAACTGTTCGACGGCCAGGAATTGAAACTGCTGGCGCGCCAATTGGAAAAAAGCTTGATTCCGGAACTATCTCCTTTTGACCGGACAGATCCTTACGAACGTTAAGACGTTTCGGTTTTCATTATAAGAAACCGCCCGTATTTTACTCGGGCGGTTTCTTTTTCCGTTATCGTGAATATACAGGACCACATCATCGTCCTCGTCTTCAAATCCGATAAGCGGCACCCAGTGGTAGTCATACAAAGGTTTAGAGAACCAGCGGAATGAAAAATAGCGGTCGAATTTCATTGCGAGCGGCCGCCCGGCAAGCAGTTCACTTTTAACTGTTTCCAATGAACGGACTTTTTCAATATGATAGCGCTGGCCGGCGGCTTTTTTGAAGTTCTTGATCAGCCGCCAAGTAAAAAGGCCGATTGGCGTAGTGCCAAGCAGGCCATAAAGCTGCTCAATTCCATAATCAATTTTTTCATGATGCTTTAGAATAGCGGCAATGGTGGTCGGCCCACAGGCAGATCGCTGTTTTTTGGCATCGATCGCTGCAGCGTATTGAGACATGCCTTCAAATGGAAGAAGAATTTTCAGTTTTCAGACCTCCTCAACGTTCTTGGATGGCATTTAAATTGAATACAAGGATCTTTCATTTTCCGCCAGGAGTTTCTTCAGCGCTGCCCGGAATGTATTAAAAACTTCCAGTTCCACTTGTATGCCCGCATGGACAATTTCCCGGACAAAGCGCGGATTAAAGCCGACATAAATTGGACGGAGGCCCATCAGCTTGAGAGCGTTATTGAGCTGGGACAATTCAGAGGCTAATTCGTTGTAATCGAATGTTTCCACATCTTCGATCCGCACACCGGTAAAGTCAAAAATGACGCACTCGATATCACGGTGTTCAGATGCGTATTGAAGCACTTTCGTGCGGATTGTTTCAAAACGGTTCCGGAAAATAAAACCGGCGATTGGAACGAGAATCGTATCGGGCACAATGGAAGGAATGATTGGAGCCGACATATTCTGAATCACTTTTTCATAATGCAGCACCAGTTCTTTTAACTCTCTAATTTCTTGCGATGAATCCATTAAGACACCTCTATTTCTATTATTGATTTTTATTATAGCGCAAAAAAAGAAATAGACGGTTGTCTATTTCTTCTGGCTTGCTAAAAAGTCTGTTACCGATTCAGGTGTTTTTGCATGAGCACTGTGAAGGTGGGCTGTTTTCTCACCGTTTTTGAAAACCAATAAGCTGGGAATGCCCATAACGTCGTATTTTTCTGCAAGCTCAGGCAATTCATCACGATTCACGTCAAACCATTTGTATTCGTTGTATTCTTCGATGATTGGATCGATGAACATATCCATGC is part of the Planococcus shenhongbingii genome and harbors:
- a CDS encoding 5'-3' exonuclease, giving the protein MNERPHVLLVDGMALLFRSFFATSAVGQYFRTTEGLATNGVQGFARHVLAAKTMMKPTHLAVCWDMGAQTFRTEMFDGYKANRPAPPEDMLHQFDLAKKVSEQLGWKNYGEAGIEADDFIGSFTKQWQGEADFTIMTGDKDMLQLLNPSVKIAFMKKGYHIYDVYTETRFKEEYGIEPDQFADVKAFMGDASDGYPGVKGIGPKTALELIKKYGSTDGVLEAIDELKPAQKKKIEEHKDMLLLSKELAVIKCDIPLAVALDEIVVPNYTSDMVELFDGQELKLLARQLEKSLIPELSPFDRTDPYER
- a CDS encoding STAS domain-containing protein, yielding MDSSQEIRELKELVLHYEKVIQNMSAPIIPSIVPDTILVPIAGFIFRNRFETIRTKVLQYASEHRDIECVIFDFTGVRIEDVETFDYNELASELSQLNNALKLMGLRPIYVGFNPRFVREIVHAGIQVELEVFNTFRAALKKLLAENERSLYSI
- a CDS encoding thioredoxin family protein, which translates into the protein MKPITSTEQFNEIIEGTEPVIVKFQAGWCPDCTRMDMFIDPIIEEYNEYKWFDVNRDELPELAEKYDVMGIPSLLVFKNGEKTAHLHSAHAKTPESVTDFLASQKK
- a CDS encoding glycine betaine uptake BCCT transporter; translation: MKKVTNVFWISLAVVLLAVAYGTFAPENFAEVTGNIESFLTTSFGWYYLLVVSFIVLFCLFFLVSPMGKIKLGKENDKPEFSFISWVSMLFSAGMGIGLVFWGSAEPLSHFAIDPATAEPGSAEAFRESMRFTFFHWGIHAWAIYGAVALVLAYFQFRKGEPGLISATLKPIFGDKMKGPWGTLVDVIAIFATAMGVATTLGFGAIQINGGLSFLFEGIPSNNFIVQVIIIIIVTIMFTVSAWSGVSKGIKYLSNTNMVLAIFLLILVLVLGPTLLILNTFTDTIGSYLQNLAQMSFRTAPVNSDERAWIDGWTVFYWAWWISWAPFVGIFIARVSKGRTIRQFLSGVLLIPAVFSFIWFATFGTAAMDVQNKGTDLTGLLTEETLFAVFEQLPIGSFLSVIAIVLIAIFFVTSADSATFVLGMQSTNGSLNPANSVKISWGISQSLIAVVLLSTGGLGALQTSLIIAAFPFSFIILLMMISFYKSISLDFKAVKRKR